Proteins from one Triticum aestivum cultivar Chinese Spring chromosome 7A, IWGSC CS RefSeq v2.1, whole genome shotgun sequence genomic window:
- the LOC123151245 gene encoding SEED MATURATION PROTEIN 1 — protein sequence MATSKEDIKHGTAQARLTVDDELRTGYFNGSPLEGGKIADSDPVDLFAQARHVADASPHQQQQQPRRDLGEEEGRKAGAEEPRAQARQGMGAGGRQLGRQ from the coding sequence ATGGCGACGAGCAAGGAGGACATCAAGCACGGCACGGCCCAGGCGAGGTTGACCGTGGACGACGAGCTCAGGACCGGCTACTTCAATGGCTCGCCGCTGGAGGGCGGCAAGATCGCCGACTCCGACCCCGTCGACCTCTTCGCCCAGGCGCGGCACGTGGCCGACGCCTCGccgcaccagcagcagcagcagccgcggcGTGATCTGGGGGAGGAGGAAGGGAGGAAGGCCGGGGCGGAGGAGCCGCGGGCGCAGGCGCGGCAGGGGATGGGCGCCGGTGGACGTCAGCTCGGGCGCCAGTAG